From one Planktothrix agardhii NIES-204 genomic stretch:
- a CDS encoding similar to HlyA, RTX family gives MNSLVSDATGYKNFDINALSSCKKALKRTKNQLQLLANDPTHFNSAVELAFGSDVLVSDASTLQQEWQAGDFSRLPSIEILSSTQLWGAKGAYASANNTIYLSEDFIRLNTDNIDAISRVLTEEIGHFIDSKINLKDSPGDEGELFSNLVSGNSLSLTQLQALKTEDDTAILNLDGKAIEIEQSANYSNFITDIDQFLAKLQLALNSQVFGNNLPLLGNKLKDSTDNAVRFIDDLRDDIQNQLQLAGTLDANKILTALNSALQGVIPAPILLDATNPNDIKFTVKIAQQKSLESLLAEGVGLPGIDLSLNGNAKTDLNYDLTLKFGVNANGFYVDTSTADELKLNLVATTPNLAATGKLEFLQVSATDNGTQFNGDFNIDLKPDADGKLTPSELTSITPANLLGAKLTGNADVKFKLATSFGSSAVLPSLTSDFNLNWAFNNAIADPNQPQSFGNLPTVAFNNVQLDLGSFFNDFANPVLNNVKTVTQPLEPILNVLTQDIDLKLAKFNLLDIAEAQGVIDQADKNFIASLAELPQLINSIPNSSSLKINMGSFDLGTVDVRTPTFDLSNINPNITATAPSLNTQLAADSQAKTFITKVNSIPGAGLEFPILKQPSQVFNVLLGKNADLFTYQTPQFNFNFTYGQSFPIIPPLFGKIEATVGAGMGLKFGYDTQGLKDFDTSGNSSDVFNGFFVDPAATSVNLNAALNILGKIDVGLASGAAGGGIEGLIRFNPKDPNNDGKLRYDEFSTLIQDPITMFNTSGQLTAGLSAYIKLGVDLGPIGPDLSYTKRFNSPRLTLLDFNQNSKSATQPPKLTLATNNNGVLRLNMGPNAPARKIINVVDGAEQFVVGGNSNQVFVSAFGSTQTYKNISKIVANGGQKDDVIELQSSLTIPGELLGGAGQDQLYGGSAKDTLSGGADWDILVGGGGADQLFGEAGEDWLIGGPGADTLNGGDGFDLASYLTASKGVLINLTTGQRTGEASGDIYESIEQIEGSSYADTLFGSADHDVFSGAEGNDSISGQGGDDLLEPGLGYDTVNGSSGTDTLVVDYSERESPVYMYGLNYKTFDPSAGKGILEGYYNGDQVKFSGIEQFNITASQGDDQLLGLNQNDTLNGSKGNDNIEGNGGNDSLVGGDGNDTLVHGSGIDTVDGGAGTDILQDANFSSLNTKQVFNDTSTHAEIVLPNGSRFKGIELFDNLSTGNGNDQIIYSTNPDLPQASRSNLINTGSGSDLINSGLGYDTVNGSSGTDTLVVDYSERESPVYMYGLNYKTFDPSAGKGILEGYYNGDQVKFSGIEQFNITASQGDDQLLGLNQNDTLNGSKGNDNIEGNGGNDSLVGGDGNDTLVHGSGIDTVDGGAGTDILQDANFSSLNTKQVFNDTSTHAEIVLPNGSRFKGIELFDNLSTGNGNDQIIYSTNPDLPQASRSNLINTGSGSDLINSGLGYDTVNGSSGTDTLVVDYSERESPVYMYGLNYKTFDPSAGKGILEGYYNGDQVKFSGIEQFNITASQGDDQLLGLNQNDTLNGSKGNDNIEGNGGNDSLVGGDGNDTLVHGSGIDTVDGGAGTDILQDANFSSLNTKQVFNDTSTHAEIVLPNGSRFKGIELFDNLSTGNGNDQIIYSTNPDLPQASRSNLINTGSGSDLINSGLGYDTVNGSSGTDTLVVDYSERESPVYMYGLNYKTFDPSAGKGILEGYYNGDQVKFSGIEQFNITASQGDDQLLGLNQNDTLNGSKGNDNIEGNGGNDSLVGGDGGDTLIGGTGKDILNGGAGNDRLIGIKPDAAIPGQSEVDTLIGGIGRDRFILGVPNQFYYNDNNNAVLGTTDYALIVGFTASEDFLQLTGSTTNYVLKSAPTGLPSGLGIYRKTTNQNELIAVLQGVSSLSLNSSSIIFV, from the coding sequence ATGAATAGTTTAGTCTCTGATGCAACAGGTTATAAAAACTTTGATATAAATGCTTTATCGAGTTGTAAAAAAGCACTCAAAAGAACAAAAAATCAACTACAACTTTTGGCTAATGACCCAACTCATTTTAATAGTGCAGTAGAACTAGCTTTTGGTTCTGACGTTTTAGTATCCGACGCATCGACATTACAGCAAGAATGGCAAGCGGGAGATTTTAGCAGATTACCTTCGATAGAAATTCTATCATCAACCCAACTTTGGGGAGCAAAAGGAGCTTATGCCAGTGCCAATAATACCATCTATTTATCAGAGGATTTTATCAGACTCAATACTGATAATATTGATGCCATCTCTCGTGTACTCACAGAAGAAATTGGACATTTTATTGACAGTAAAATCAATCTCAAAGATTCTCCTGGGGATGAAGGAGAACTTTTTTCAAATTTAGTTTCAGGAAATTCTCTCAGTCTTACTCAATTACAAGCACTCAAAACAGAAGATGACACAGCAATCCTAAATTTAGATGGAAAAGCGATTGAAATTGAACAATCTGCTAACTACAGTAACTTTATCACAGATATCGATCAGTTTTTAGCCAAACTTCAATTAGCACTCAATAGCCAAGTTTTTGGAAATAATCTACCTTTGTTGGGTAACAAACTGAAAGACTCAACAGATAATGCTGTCCGTTTTATTGATGATTTACGCGATGATATTCAAAATCAACTTCAACTTGCAGGAACATTAGATGCTAATAAAATTCTAACTGCTTTAAATTCTGCCCTTCAGGGTGTTATACCTGCCCCGATTCTACTGGACGCAACCAACCCTAATGATATTAAATTTACAGTTAAAATTGCACAACAAAAATCTTTAGAAAGCTTGCTGGCAGAAGGTGTAGGATTACCCGGTATTGATTTAAGTCTCAATGGCAATGCCAAAACGGATCTCAATTATGACTTAACTTTAAAATTTGGAGTCAATGCGAATGGGTTTTATGTTGATACTTCAACTGCCGATGAACTGAAGTTGAATTTAGTTGCGACAACACCTAACTTAGCTGCAACAGGCAAACTTGAATTTTTACAAGTGAGTGCTACGGATAATGGAACTCAATTTAATGGCGACTTTAATATTGACTTAAAACCCGATGCAGATGGGAAACTAACACCCAGCGAACTAACCTCCATTACGCCAGCAAATTTATTAGGCGCAAAATTGACGGGAAATGCTGATGTTAAGTTTAAACTCGCAACCAGTTTTGGCAGTTCTGCTGTTTTACCCAGTTTAACTTCAGATTTTAACTTAAACTGGGCATTTAATAATGCGATCGCCGATCCCAATCAACCTCAAAGCTTTGGTAATCTGCCAACCGTTGCCTTTAATAATGTGCAACTAGACTTAGGAAGTTTCTTTAATGACTTTGCGAATCCTGTCCTCAATAATGTTAAGACTGTTACTCAACCCTTAGAACCTATTCTTAACGTTTTAACCCAAGATATTGATCTCAAACTTGCTAAGTTTAATTTATTAGATATTGCTGAAGCTCAAGGCGTTATTGATCAAGCAGACAAAAACTTTATTGCATCTTTAGCTGAACTTCCCCAATTAATCAATAGTATTCCCAATAGTAGCAGCCTTAAAATTAACATGGGGAGTTTTGACTTAGGAACTGTCGATGTCAGAACACCAACCTTTGACCTGAGTAATATCAACCCCAATATTACTGCTACGGCTCCATCTTTAAATACTCAACTAGCAGCAGATAGCCAAGCCAAAACCTTTATTACTAAAGTTAATAGTATTCCCGGAGCCGGGCTAGAATTTCCCATTCTTAAACAACCTAGCCAAGTTTTTAACGTACTTCTGGGGAAAAACGCCGATCTTTTTACCTATCAAACCCCTCAATTTAACTTCAATTTCACCTATGGTCAATCTTTCCCAATTATTCCCCCCTTATTTGGTAAAATAGAAGCAACAGTAGGAGCCGGAATGGGGTTGAAATTTGGTTATGATACCCAAGGTTTAAAAGACTTTGATACCAGTGGAAATTCCTCCGACGTTTTTAACGGCTTTTTTGTTGATCCAGCCGCAACCTCAGTCAACTTAAATGCCGCACTCAATATTCTTGGTAAAATAGATGTGGGTCTGGCTTCTGGGGCTGCAGGGGGTGGCATTGAAGGTTTAATTCGGTTTAATCCTAAAGATCCCAACAACGATGGCAAACTGCGCTATGACGAATTTTCCACCCTAATTCAAGACCCCATAACGATGTTTAATACATCCGGTCAATTAACCGCAGGACTCAGTGCCTATATTAAACTTGGGGTTGATTTAGGCCCCATTGGGCCAGACCTATCCTATACCAAACGGTTTAACAGTCCCCGTCTTACCCTCCTCGACTTTAACCAAAATAGCAAGAGTGCCACCCAACCACCCAAACTCACCTTAGCCACAAATAACAACGGCGTGTTGCGGTTAAATATGGGGCCAAATGCGCCTGCGCGTAAAATCATCAATGTGGTTGATGGCGCAGAACAGTTCGTTGTCGGAGGCAACAGTAACCAAGTCTTTGTTTCCGCCTTTGGTTCAACCCAAACCTACAAAAACATTAGCAAAATTGTCGCCAATGGGGGTCAGAAGGATGATGTCATTGAATTACAATCCTCCCTAACCATTCCCGGTGAACTTTTAGGCGGTGCGGGTCAGGATCAACTCTACGGAGGCAGTGCCAAGGACACCCTGTCGGGAGGTGCAGATTGGGATATCTTAGTCGGTGGTGGTGGTGCTGATCAACTGTTTGGGGAGGCAGGAGAAGACTGGTTAATAGGAGGCCCAGGTGCTGATACTCTTAATGGCGGAGATGGTTTTGATTTAGCCAGCTACCTCACCGCCAGCAAAGGGGTTTTGATCAACCTCACCACAGGTCAACGCACTGGAGAGGCATCAGGAGACATCTATGAATCTATTGAACAAATCGAAGGTTCATCCTATGCAGATACGCTATTCGGCAGTGCAGACCATGATGTTTTCAGTGGCGCTGAAGGCAATGACTCGATTTCTGGACAAGGTGGCGATGATCTCCTAGAACCGGGTTTAGGCTACGATACCGTTAATGGTAGCAGTGGCACAGATACCTTAGTTGTCGATTATAGCGAACGAGAATCCCCTGTCTATATGTATGGCTTAAATTACAAGACTTTTGACCCCAGTGCGGGTAAAGGTATATTAGAGGGTTACTACAATGGCGATCAGGTGAAATTTAGTGGGATTGAACAATTTAACATTACCGCTTCTCAAGGGGATGACCAGCTTTTGGGTTTAAATCAAAATGATACCCTCAATGGCAGCAAAGGCAATGACAACATTGAAGGCAACGGCGGCAATGATTCCTTAGTCGGTGGCGATGGCAACGACACCCTCGTACATGGCAGTGGCATTGATACCGTTGATGGCGGTGCAGGAACAGATATTCTCCAAGATGCCAACTTCTCCAGTCTCAACACCAAGCAAGTTTTTAACGATACTAGCACCCATGCGGAGATTGTTTTACCCAATGGCAGTCGCTTTAAAGGTATTGAGTTATTCGATAACTTAAGCACCGGCAATGGCAACGATCAAATCATTTACAGCACTAATCCTGACTTGCCTCAAGCATCTCGTTCTAATCTGATTAATACCGGAAGCGGAAGCGATCTGATTAATTCCGGTTTAGGCTACGATACCGTTAATGGTAGCAGTGGCACAGATACCTTAGTTGTCGATTATAGCGAACGGGAATCTCCTGTCTATATGTATGGCTTAAATTACAAGACTTTTGACCCCAGTGCGGGTAAAGGTATATTAGAGGGTTACTACAATGGCGATCAGGTGAAATTTAGTGGGATTGAACAATTTAACATTACCGCTTCTCAAGGGGATGACCAGCTTTTGGGTTTAAATCAAAATGATACCCTCAATGGCAGCAAAGGCAATGACAACATTGAAGGCAACGGCGGCAATGATTCCTTAGTCGGTGGCGATGGCAACGACACCCTCGTACATGGCAGTGGCATTGATACCGTTGATGGCGGTGCAGGAACAGATATTCTCCAAGATGCCAACTTCTCCAGTCTCAACACCAAGCAAGTTTTTAACGATACTAGCACCCATGCGGAGATTGTTTTACCCAATGGCAGTCGCTTTAAAGGTATTGAGTTATTCGATAACTTAAGCACCGGCAATGGCAACGATCAAATCATTTACAGCACTAATCCTGACTTGCCTCAAGCATCTCGTTCTAATCTGATTAATACCGGAAGCGGAAGCGATCTGATTAATTCCGGTTTAGGCTACGATACCGTTAATGGTAGCAGTGGCACAGATACCTTAGTTGTCGATTATAGCGAACGGGAATCTCCTGTCTATATGTATGGCTTAAATTACAAGACTTTTGACCCCAGTGCGGGTAAAGGTATATTAGAGGGTTACTACAATGGCGATCAGGTGAAATTTAGTGGGATTGAACAATTTAACATTACCGCTTCTCAAGGGGATGACCAGCTTTTGGGTTTAAATCAAAATGATACCCTCAATGGCAGCAAAGGCAATGACAACATTGAAGGCAACGGCGGCAATGATTCCTTAGTCGGTGGCGATGGCAACGACACCCTCGTACATGGCAGTGGCATTGATACCGTTGATGGCGGTGCAGGAACAGATATTCTCCAAGATGCCAACTTCTCCAGTCTCAACACCAAGCAAGTTTTTAACGATACTAGCACCCATGCGGAGATTGTTTTACCCAATGGCAGTCGCTTTAAAGGTATTGAGTTATTCGATAACTTAAGCACCGGCAATGGCAACGATCAAATCATTTACAGCACTAATCCTGACTTGCCTCAAGCATCTCGTTCTAATCTGATTAATACCGGAAGCGGAAGCGATCTGATTAATTCCGGTTTAGGCTACGATACCGTTAATGGTAGCAGTGGCACAGATACCTTAGTTGTCGATTATAGCGAACGGGAATCTCCTGTCTATATGTATGGCTTAAATTACAAGACTTTTGACCCCAGTGCGGGTAAAGGTATATTAGAGGGTTACTACAATGGCGATCAGGTGAAATTTAGTGGGATTGAACAATTTAACATTACCGCTTCTCAAGGGGATGACCAGCTTTTGGGTTTAAATCAAAATGATACTCTCAATGGCAGCAAAGGCAATGACAACATTGAAGGCAATGGCGGCAATGATTCCTTAGTCGGTGGCGATGGAGGAGATACGCTCATCGGTGGAACAGGTAAAGATATTCTAAATGGTGGTGCAGGCAATGATCGCTTAATTGGTATTAAACCGGATGCTGCAATTCCTGGACAGAGTGAAGTGGATACCTTAATTGGCGGTATAGGTAGAGATCGCTTTATTTTAGGAGTACCCAATCAATTCTATTACAACGACAACAACAATGCCGTTCTCGGAACAACAGATTACGCCCTAATTGTTGGATTCACAGCCAGCGAAGATTTCCTACAACTGACAGGTTCTACTACAAACTATGTATTAAAATCTGCCCCAACCGGACTGCCTTCAGGATTAGGAATCTACCGAAAAACCACCAATCAGAATGAATTAATTGCAGTTTTGCAAGGAGTTTCGTCCTTAAGTCTAAACAGTAGTTCAATTATTTTTGTTTAA
- a CDS encoding IMP dehydrogenase family protein yields the protein MDIVIGRGKVARRAYGIDEIALVPGQRTLDPGLADTTWTIGGIQREIPIIASAMDGVVDVRMAVELSKLGALGVLNLEGIHTRYQDPEPILDRITSVGKEGFVTLMQELYAEPIKPELIIQRIQEIKAGGGIAAVSATPVGASKYGLVVAEAGADLFFVQATVVSTTFLSPESVIPLDLVKFCQEMPIPVILGNCVTYDVTLDLLKAGAAGILVGIGPGAACTSRGVLGVGVPQATAVADCAAARNDYYRETGRYVEIIADGGLITGGDICKCIACGADGVMIGSPFARAKEAPGRGYHWGMATPSPVLPRGTRIRVGTTGTLEQILRGPAQLDDGTHNLLGALKTSMGTLGAQTIQEMQQVEVVIAPSLLTEGKVYQKAQQLGMGK from the coding sequence GTGGATATTGTAATTGGTCGGGGCAAGGTTGCCCGCAGAGCTTATGGCATTGATGAAATTGCGTTAGTCCCTGGACAACGTACCCTTGACCCGGGTTTAGCAGATACAACATGGACAATTGGTGGCATTCAACGAGAAATTCCGATTATTGCCAGTGCCATGGATGGGGTAGTTGATGTGCGGATGGCTGTGGAATTATCGAAATTGGGAGCATTGGGGGTATTAAACCTAGAAGGGATTCACACCCGCTATCAAGACCCAGAACCGATTTTAGACCGCATCACTTCAGTTGGGAAAGAAGGGTTTGTCACCCTAATGCAAGAATTATATGCAGAACCGATTAAACCGGAATTGATTATCCAAAGGATTCAGGAAATCAAGGCAGGAGGAGGAATTGCGGCGGTGAGTGCGACCCCTGTGGGAGCGAGTAAATATGGTTTGGTGGTGGCTGAGGCCGGGGCTGATTTATTTTTCGTCCAAGCCACGGTGGTATCAACCACATTCCTATCTCCAGAGTCAGTTATTCCTCTGGATTTAGTTAAGTTTTGTCAAGAAATGCCGATTCCGGTGATTTTGGGCAACTGCGTTACCTATGATGTCACCCTAGATTTACTTAAAGCGGGAGCGGCGGGAATTTTAGTAGGGATTGGCCCAGGTGCAGCCTGTACTTCCAGAGGGGTTTTAGGGGTGGGAGTTCCCCAAGCAACGGCCGTGGCTGACTGTGCCGCCGCCCGGAATGATTATTACCGAGAAACCGGACGTTATGTGGAAATTATTGCTGATGGTGGCCTAATTACCGGAGGAGATATCTGTAAATGTATCGCCTGTGGTGCTGATGGGGTGATGATTGGTTCCCCCTTTGCCCGGGCTAAAGAAGCACCCGGACGCGGCTATCATTGGGGTATGGCGACCCCTAGCCCGGTGTTACCTCGTGGAACTCGGATTCGGGTGGGGACAACGGGAACTTTAGAACAAATTTTGCGTGGCCCGGCTCAACTTGATGACGGGACTCATAATTTATTGGGGGCGTTAAAAACCAGTATGGGAACCCTGGGAGCGCAGACCATTCAAGAGATGCAGCAGGTGGAAGTGGTGATTGCGCCTTCACTGTTGACCGAAGGAAAAGTCTATCAAAAAGCCCAACAGTTGGGAATGGGCAAATAA
- a CDS encoding putative peroxiredoxin has protein sequence MTLRLGDTVPNFTQASSEGDISFYDWAGDSWVVLFSHPADYTPVCTTELGTVAKLKPEFDKRNVKVIALSVDDTASHKGWIQDINETQNTVVNYPILADGDRKVSELYDMIHPNANATLTVRSVFIIDPNKKLRLSFTYPPSTGRNFDEILRVIDSLQLTDHYSVATPADWKDGEDCVIVPSLKDPQVLKEKFPKGYQEVKPYLRLTPQPNK, from the coding sequence ATGACACTTCGACTTGGGGATACCGTACCGAACTTTACTCAAGCGTCCTCTGAAGGTGACATCAGCTTTTATGATTGGGCTGGAGATAGCTGGGTGGTATTATTTTCTCACCCGGCCGACTATACACCCGTTTGTACAACAGAATTGGGCACTGTTGCTAAGTTAAAACCCGAATTCGACAAACGCAATGTTAAAGTTATTGCTCTGAGTGTGGATGATACCGCATCCCATAAAGGTTGGATTCAAGATATTAATGAAACCCAAAATACTGTGGTTAATTACCCCATTTTAGCGGATGGCGATCGCAAAGTATCCGAATTGTACGATATGATTCATCCCAATGCTAATGCGACCCTGACCGTGCGTAGTGTCTTCATCATTGACCCTAACAAAAAACTGCGTTTGAGCTTCACCTATCCCCCGAGCACCGGACGCAACTTTGATGAAATTCTGCGGGTAATTGATTCTCTGCAACTGACTGACCACTATAGCGTTGCTACTCCCGCCGACTGGAAAGATGGGGAAGATTGTGTAATTGTGCCCTCCCTAAAAGACCCTCAAGTCTTAAAAGAGAAGTTCCCCAAAGGTTATCAAGAAGTTAAACCCTATTTACGTCTGACTCCTCAACCCAATAAATAA